Genomic segment of Limnochordia bacterium:
GCGTTGCTTCGCTCGCAGTGCGGGATGCGTCAGGCAAAACCCTATCTTACGTATGCAGTGGCTAACGCCGATGTTTTCATGAACCAGTATCCATGGTACGAACCGGTTGAAACAAAATGGAGTCTGGGAACGAAAGTTAACGGCACATTTGTGCCCAGAAAAACTTTGAATCCTGGTACTGATATATGGGTACGAGTCGTAACTGAGACGCAAGGAACAGGCCAGTTTCGATTAGTTGTACACGAAGAGACTAAGTGCAGAGCAATCGCAATGTTTGATGCCCAGCAGGGCGAGATGCTAATTCCTATACAAAGCAATGTTCTACCCTTAGGTTCAACGACCGTCGCTTTGCAATACCTCGAAGACGGACACGTCCAGTTCACGGATCATCAACAGGTTGTCGTGGGCAATCTCCAAGCTTCACTCGGTTCGGTGAGGCTAGATCGGAGAGACGACCTACTCAAGGCTACTATGCAGCTACGCAGTGAGGTCTTTCTGTACGACCTTCAGGTGAGACTTGCTGGCGAGTTGGAGAGTTTGGTCTGGGACAACCAAAGACAGGCCTACATGGCCAAGCCGTACGGGGTGCTTGAGGAAGTAGGCAACAACGTGGCAAACATTACGTTCATACAGCCCGGAGCAACCAACATCCCTATCGCATTCACCGTGCCCGAGGAACCCGGACTGTGGCGGGCACGGTTTTCGTTCTCGGTCACGCCTGATCTGGCGGTGAAATGGACAGGTAACGAACACGTTTTTGCCACAACAACCCCGACCAAACTAGTACAATTACAAGGAGTCAGTTTACCCGTGCCAAAAGACATATCAACTCTACGGTTCTGTACGTACAACATAATGGGTTTTCAAGGCTATCCGGAATCGGAAGCAGCCGTGGCACTTGGGGCGCCAAACGACCAGCGCCGCATTGACCACTTCAAAGAGGTCTTCAACCAGCTTGATTGTGACGTGGTGGGAATACAAGAGGCTGGCTCGGCGGAGATGCTCGAACGACTGGCCGCTGCTCTGAACATGCATGTCGCGATCTATCCGTCTTCGACCATTTACTTGGGAGGGTTGTTGAGTCGCTTCCCAATCTTGGAAAGTCGCCAAATCAACAACGCATACGTCACCGGAGGCCCATTCAGCCGTTTTGCTGGTGCCTCATTACTTGATCTTGATGGTCAACCCACATGGGTGGTAAATCTACATGCCTACCCACACAGTGAGGCAACTCGCGTGGAGGAGGCCAAGTTGCTGGGCAAACAAGTGGATGACTTCCTACAAAGAAATCCACGCGTCATCGTGCTTGGTGACTTCAACTCACGGCCTGGGGAAGTTCTACACGCGACACTCACTCAGCGCGGATTTGTGAATGCACTTGAGATCAGCAGTAAAAACGGCGTACCGGCAATCGACCACATCTACGTCAGCGAAGCACTGAAGTCCCAACTTGACGTAGGCTGGATTGTGCGTCATCCCGGATTTGATCTGCATGGGTTGGAGGGTCCAGGCATTTGGGTACACTCCGACCACGTGCCTACGGTTGTGGAGCTGAAGTGTCAGTAGTGACTTCATGCTGCTAAAGGCCGTACGATGTGCCACTACCGAGGAACAGTGAGTCCAGGGGTGTTGCGTGATCTCGAAATACGGGAATGAAGAAGTTTCACCGCTGGTATACTTCGGCCCAGTTACCATGCCGACTATTGGCGACCCTGTATACAGAGGTACACAGGGTCGCCAATAGTCGGCATTCTCGTCACGCGTAGCGTTTCTCGTTTAGTCAGTCACAAAAGAAAAGGAAGAGGAAGGTTTGTCACCGTCACCGTGCTGCTTATTTATAGAGAGGTAGTCGTACTCATTTACCGACAACAGCGGATTAACGCATGTTAACATAATATCCATTATACGAACCAATGCTGGTACTAAAGAACCACCTCTCTCTTTGTTCTTTAGTACGATGAAGTCATTGCAGATAACCAGTTTTCTCTCTACAGCGATTCCGGCTTCACGGGAACGAGTAGTTTCTGGCCAGGATAAATCAAGGGATTCCTAAGCTCGTTCAGTTTGCAGATATAATCGACCATCTTCCGGGTATCTGTTTTTACGTCCGCGCAATCGCGGGCAATACTCCACAGTGTATCTCCTGGTTTTACAGTAATCTCAATGTGATTGTAGGTTAGTAGCTCCGAGCCCACAGTTACTCGCATCAATGCTGCCACGCCAATCAAGAGACACACAATCAGGAGTAAAACCAGTCTTCCGTTATTCGTATTTCGTTTCCGCTTAGTCTCCCACGTTTGCTCCCTGTAACAACTATGGTTGTACATTGAAGATCACTCCCTTGACCTTTTCAGCTCTCCAACATGTTACATTTGTCGCTGCGAACATGTGTTGCCCGACCGTATGTTCGGTACACTGCTTTTAGGATATCAAATCCGGAGAAGAAAGTCAAGAAAATGGCGAACCTGTGTTTGTATGCGCCAATCGAACCTTTGTTTGAAACGTCTGTTCTCCTATGTTATAATACAGATGCCAAAAAGCTCATAGAAAACTACATACACACACGTTAAAATCTGGAACGAGGAGGTGGAATTTGCTATGAACGGTGATTTGACTGTACGACAACGGGAGATCCTTGAGATCATCAAACAGCATGTTGAAGCCAACGGTTATCCCCCGTCAGTTCGGGAGATCGCTAGCTCTGTAGGTCTGAAATCTACCTCCACCGTACACGGTCACTTAGTGAAACTCGAACAAAAAGGTTATCTTCGACGGGATCCATCCAAGCCAAGGGCTCTGGAGATAACCGATAAGGCAGGTTCAGTGCCACGGGACGTTGTAAGTGTCCCTATTGTTGGTAATGTTACAGCTGGTGAACCGATTCTCGCCACCGAAAACATTGAAGAGCACTTCGCACTCCCAAAGGATTTTATACGAACAGAGGAAAATGTATTCATGTTACGGGTCCAAGGCAGTAGCATGATTGGTGCTGGAATTTTGGATAATGATTTTGTGCTGGTCAAACAGCAGAATGCGGCCTACAATGGAGATATCGTAGTTGCCATGCTCGATGATGAGGTCACGGTAAAACGCTTTTACCGCGAGACGGATACAATCCGATTACAACCGGAAAACCCCTCAATGGAACCAATTTACTCTAGTAGCGTAGCAGTGCTAGGCAAGGTCATTGGTGTTCTAAGAAGGTTCGAATAGTTTGTCTGAGGGAGGGCACCGGTGGGCACCCCTCCCCCATTACTGTGTTCTACTTTGTGGAGAATCTGCCCATCATCATGGAAACACCAATCCAATAGGAAGACTATCTTTCAAATTCAAATCAAGCTCTCCCTTGGTTAGTCTATGATCACATCACCTCGAAGTGCAACCATTATCCGACTATCCCTGCAGCTCCTTAACACCTCGACTCATTAGCTAGTATGCACCACTCGTATAAAACCCGTAGACTACTCAGCCTCTAATGCCTGAACACCCAAAATCGTGAAGAACATATTCAACGCCTGCTGCTTACCTAGTACGGCAGCGTCTTTAGAATTAACAAGGGGTAGCGAAGCTTCTTCTTTCCGCGCAATGCGGTAAGCTTCGTCTACCCCTTGTTCTTGAATCCACAACATCAGTTTATCGTACATTTCCCGGCGGGCCTGGGCCTGCTCATTCCAAAACTCCGGGTCAGAAGTCAAGGAACTTGCCAGCAGGTCCTGCTTAGCCAGTCGCTTGAACTTCTTTAGCCCCCTCAAGACGTCTTCATCGTCGACAATAAACATCGGTATCGCCCCCTTTGAAATTGCGTCCATCAGTGATTATTCACTTCCATAGTTCTGCACTAGATGGCAGAAATCCTTCTCCGCGAAA
This window contains:
- a CDS encoding endonuclease/exonuclease/phosphatase family protein, which gives rise to MLRSQCGMRQAKPYLTYAVANADVFMNQYPWYEPVETKWSLGTKVNGTFVPRKTLNPGTDIWVRVVTETQGTGQFRLVVHEETKCRAIAMFDAQQGEMLIPIQSNVLPLGSTTVALQYLEDGHVQFTDHQQVVVGNLQASLGSVRLDRRDDLLKATMQLRSEVFLYDLQVRLAGELESLVWDNQRQAYMAKPYGVLEEVGNNVANITFIQPGATNIPIAFTVPEEPGLWRARFSFSVTPDLAVKWTGNEHVFATTTPTKLVQLQGVSLPVPKDISTLRFCTYNIMGFQGYPESEAAVALGAPNDQRRIDHFKEVFNQLDCDVVGIQEAGSAEMLERLAAALNMHVAIYPSSTIYLGGLLSRFPILESRQINNAYVTGGPFSRFAGASLLDLDGQPTWVVNLHAYPHSEATRVEEAKLLGKQVDDFLQRNPRVIVLGDFNSRPGEVLHATLTQRGFVNALEISSKNGVPAIDHIYVSEALKSQLDVGWIVRHPGFDLHGLEGPGIWVHSDHVPTVVELKCQ
- a CDS encoding LysM peptidoglycan-binding domain-containing protein; the protein is MYNHSCYREQTWETKRKRNTNNGRLVLLLIVCLLIGVAALMRVTVGSELLTYNHIEITVKPGDTLWSIARDCADVKTDTRKMVDYICKLNELRNPLIYPGQKLLVPVKPESL
- the lexA gene encoding transcriptional repressor LexA, with product MNGDLTVRQREILEIIKQHVEANGYPPSVREIASSVGLKSTSTVHGHLVKLEQKGYLRRDPSKPRALEITDKAGSVPRDVVSVPIVGNVTAGEPILATENIEEHFALPKDFIRTEENVFMLRVQGSSMIGAGILDNDFVLVKQQNAAYNGDIVVAMLDDEVTVKRFYRETDTIRLQPENPSMEPIYSSSVAVLGKVIGVLRRFE